The Erythrobacter aurantius genome includes a window with the following:
- a CDS encoding alpha-E domain-containing protein: MLGRTANGLFWMFRYLERAENTGRLLDAGLRMALTRDVETAQEEWRSVISTLGLKTQYEAVHDSYDGQSVWNFVLRDRANPANVREMFSAVRNNARLARTQISTQVWEAVNENWMKLDKLLARPVTQSGLGQVVTRLRRTGTQVHGALDGSMLRNEGYHFARAGTFIERGDSTARILDMKYYLLLPSLSYVGSSLDTGQWDQVLRSVAGASAYSWLNAGQIEARGIVEFLVLDERFPRSLAFCRSALRDNLAALARMHGSEGRCNALMQDADRHISDLTVERIFDQGLHEFLIDFMARNSAIAEAIGEDYRFLA, encoded by the coding sequence ATGCTAGGCCGGACAGCCAACGGATTGTTCTGGATGTTCCGCTATCTCGAAAGGGCGGAAAACACCGGGCGTCTGCTCGATGCAGGGTTGCGCATGGCGCTGACCCGCGATGTCGAGACCGCGCAAGAGGAATGGCGCTCGGTCATTTCCACACTGGGGCTCAAGACCCAGTACGAAGCGGTGCACGATTCCTACGACGGGCAATCGGTTTGGAACTTCGTCCTGCGCGACCGGGCGAACCCTGCCAATGTGCGCGAGATGTTTTCGGCCGTGCGCAACAATGCCCGGCTGGCGCGCACCCAGATTTCGACGCAGGTCTGGGAAGCGGTCAACGAAAACTGGATGAAGCTCGACAAGCTGCTGGCGCGTCCGGTGACGCAATCGGGGCTGGGGCAGGTCGTGACGCGGCTGCGCCGCACCGGCACGCAGGTGCATGGGGCGCTCGACGGGTCGATGCTCCGCAACGAAGGCTATCACTTCGCCCGCGCCGGGACCTTCATCGAACGCGGTGACAGCACGGCACGAATTCTCGACATGAAATATTACCTGCTGTTGCCATCGCTTTCCTATGTCGGGTCCAGCCTCGACACCGGGCAATGGGATCAGGTGCTGCGATCTGTCGCCGGGGCAAGCGCATACAGTTGGCTCAACGCGGGGCAGATCGAGGCACGCGGCATCGTCGAATTCCTGGTGCTGGACGAGCGTTTCCCGCGCAGCCTCGCCTTTTGCCGCAGCGCGCTGCGGGACAATCTCGCGGCGCTGGCTCGCATGCACGGCAGTGAAGGCAGGTGCAACGCGTTGATGCAGGATGCGGACAGGCACATCAGCGATCTGACCGTCGAACGGATTTTCGATCAGGGCCTGCACGAATTCCTGATCGACTTCATGGCGCGCAATTCCGCCATCGCCGAGGCCATCGGCGAAGATTACCGGTTTCTGGCATGA
- a CDS encoding circularly permuted type 2 ATP-grasp protein: MAGEPIEKSGNFDEMHDPSGNTRPAYADYCAWYKEQEPAYLKRKNSEADESFRRTGITFNVYGEDEAEERLIPFDMVPRIITAAEWRRLTRGIEQRVRALNSFLYDLYHRQEIVRAGRLPERLLRDNAAWLPNMVGMTPPGGIYTHIVGIDLVRTGPDEFFVLEDNARTPSGVSYMLENRETMMAMFPDLFSRVAVEQVSNYPRRLARSLAACAPPKFDAAGGRKPNVAVLTPGIYNSAYFEHAFLADQMGAELVEGSDLRVVGGRVQMRTTRGFEPVDVLYRRVDDDYLDPLTFEPDSVLGVPGIMDVYRSGGITIANAPGTGVSDDKAIYSFMPEIVEFYTGEKPLLPNVQTWRCADPDSLAYVLDNLDELVVKEVHGSGGYGMLIGPTATKKEIRAFRAKLEANPQNYIAQPTLSLSTCPIYTRAGLAPRHVDLRPFVLVSPEGIDITPGGLTRVALKKGSLVVNSSQGGGTKDTWVLKD, from the coding sequence ATGGCGGGCGAGCCAATCGAAAAATCAGGCAATTTTGACGAGATGCACGATCCGTCGGGCAACACGCGCCCGGCCTATGCCGATTACTGCGCCTGGTACAAGGAACAGGAACCCGCCTACCTCAAGCGCAAGAATTCCGAAGCCGACGAAAGTTTCCGCCGCACCGGCATCACCTTCAACGTCTATGGCGAGGATGAGGCGGAAGAACGGCTGATCCCGTTTGACATGGTGCCGCGCATCATCACCGCGGCCGAATGGCGCAGACTGACGCGCGGGATCGAACAGCGTGTGCGCGCACTCAACTCCTTCCTGTACGATCTCTATCACCGTCAGGAGATCGTACGCGCCGGGCGACTGCCCGAACGTCTGCTGCGCGACAATGCGGCATGGCTGCCCAACATGGTGGGAATGACGCCGCCGGGCGGCATCTACACCCATATCGTCGGCATCGATCTGGTCCGCACCGGCCCGGACGAATTCTTCGTGCTGGAAGACAACGCCCGCACGCCTTCGGGTGTGTCCTACATGCTCGAAAACCGCGAAACGATGATGGCGATGTTCCCCGACCTGTTCAGCCGGGTCGCGGTGGAGCAGGTATCCAATTATCCGCGCCGCCTTGCCCGCAGCCTTGCTGCCTGCGCTCCGCCGAAGTTCGACGCGGCAGGCGGACGCAAGCCCAATGTCGCGGTGTTGACGCCGGGTATCTACAATTCGGCCTACTTCGAACACGCCTTTCTGGCTGACCAGATGGGGGCCGAACTGGTCGAGGGCAGCGATCTGCGCGTCGTCGGCGGGCGCGTGCAAATGCGCACCACGCGCGGGTTCGAGCCGGTCGATGTGCTCTATCGCCGCGTCGACGACGATTACCTTGATCCGCTGACGTTCGAACCGGACAGCGTGCTGGGTGTGCCGGGCATCATGGATGTCTACCGTTCGGGCGGGATCACCATCGCCAACGCGCCGGGGACGGGCGTTTCCGACGACAAGGCGATCTATTCCTTCATGCCCGAGATCGTCGAATTCTACACCGGCGAAAAGCCGCTGCTGCCCAATGTCCAGACATGGCGCTGCGCCGATCCGGACAGCCTAGCCTATGTGCTCGACAACCTTGACGAATTGGTGGTGAAGGAAGTGCACGGTTCGGGCGGATACGGCATGCTGATCGGCCCGACCGCGACGAAAAAGGAAATCCGCGCCTTCCGCGCCAAGCTGGAGGCCAACCCGCAGAACTACATCGCCCAGCCGACGCTGTCGCTGTCGACCTGTCCGATCTACACGCGGGCCGGGCTGGCTCCGCGCCATGTCGATTTGCGCCCGTTCGTGCTGGTTTCGCCCGAGGGGATCGACATCACCCCCGGCGGGCTGACGCGGGTGGCGCTCAAGAAGGGGTCGCTGGTGGTCAATTCCTCGCAAGGGGGTGGCACCAAGGACACCTGGGTGCTGAAGGACTAG
- a CDS encoding esterase/lipase family protein yields MDLRDTIREKSKAALAESEIARRIALASEAHPDEEQGKPTLLRLAGELELLIEPARRLVRKIDIPQAQNPQTIILLPGFGHGPNRMRYMAQQLEAAGHRCKRWGLGRNWGVAAEAMERLEARLVDVVERYEEPVALVGWSLGGLYARELAKRHPVCVSKVITMGSPFSGSPRANNVWRVYQAITGHSVDAPPIEADLAAKPPVETIALWSANDGAIGPRSAAGKPGERDRAIALRCTHSGFTYAPQSILTVLNELDRPKLG; encoded by the coding sequence ATGGACCTGCGCGACACAATCCGGGAAAAGTCGAAAGCCGCTCTTGCTGAAAGCGAGATCGCGCGCCGCATCGCGCTCGCCTCTGAAGCCCATCCGGATGAAGAGCAGGGCAAGCCCACCTTGCTGCGCCTTGCCGGGGAGCTGGAACTGCTGATCGAGCCTGCGCGCAGGCTGGTGCGCAAGATCGACATTCCGCAGGCGCAGAACCCGCAGACGATCATCCTGCTGCCCGGTTTCGGTCATGGCCCCAACCGGATGCGCTATATGGCTCAGCAACTCGAAGCCGCCGGACACCGCTGCAAACGCTGGGGTCTCGGGCGCAACTGGGGCGTGGCCGCAGAGGCGATGGAGCGGCTTGAGGCGCGCCTGGTTGACGTGGTCGAACGGTATGAGGAGCCCGTCGCGCTGGTCGGTTGGAGCCTCGGCGGGCTCTATGCGCGCGAACTGGCCAAGCGTCACCCGGTGTGCGTGTCCAAGGTGATCACGATGGGATCGCCCTTTTCCGGAAGCCCGCGCGCGAACAATGTCTGGCGGGTGTATCAGGCCATCACCGGGCACAGCGTCGATGCGCCTCCTATCGAAGCCGATCTGGCCGCAAAGCCTCCGGTCGAAACGATCGCCTTGTGGAGCGCCAATGACGGCGCGATCGGCCCTCGCAGCGCGGCGGGCAAGCCGGGTGAAAGGGACCGGGCGATAGCCCTGCGCTGCACCCATTCGGGGTTCACCTATGCCCCGCAGTCGATCCTGACGGTGCTGAACGAGCTGGACCGCCCGAAGCTCGGGTGA
- a CDS encoding DUF3617 domain-containing protein, whose translation MKYSARFALLALGSAIALAACGDNGTADADGDGTISADEMRDEMARDGANLRPDPGNYKVTMTLSKADIPGAPPQMMEMMGSMMNNTFEYCLTPEEAEKGFEESLTEGQDESCKIEQFNLDGGKIEMAMSCSPAEGGEMRMTMNGNVSPTKSQINVVTNGNIAGMGNANIEMSMLQERIGDCEG comes from the coding sequence ATGAAATATTCAGCGCGCTTCGCGCTTCTGGCGCTCGGTTCGGCCATCGCGCTCGCCGCGTGTGGTGACAACGGAACCGCCGACGCCGATGGAGATGGCACCATCTCTGCCGATGAAATGCGCGACGAAATGGCCCGTGACGGCGCGAACCTGCGTCCCGATCCGGGCAATTACAAAGTTACCATGACCCTTTCCAAAGCCGATATTCCGGGCGCTCCTCCTCAGATGATGGAGATGATGGGGTCGATGATGAACAACACCTTCGAATACTGCCTGACCCCCGAAGAAGCCGAAAAAGGCTTCGAGGAGTCGCTGACCGAGGGGCAGGATGAAAGCTGCAAGATCGAGCAGTTCAACCTTGATGGCGGCAAGATCGAAATGGCGATGTCGTGCAGCCCGGCCGAAGGCGGCGAGATGCGGATGACCATGAATGGCAACGTCAGCCCTACCAAATCCCAGATCAATGTCGTGACCAACGGCAATATTGCCGGAATGGGCAATGCCAATATCGAAATGAGCATGCTTCAGGAGCGCATTGGCGACTGCGAAGGCTGA
- the uvrB gene encoding excinuclease ABC subunit UvrB, whose protein sequence is MAELVIRRGLDEPETGEDFTPHRPVRPEKSMPGKKFKLVSDYEPAGDQPTAIAELVQGARDGEQTQVLLGVTGSGKTFTMASVIQELQRPALILAPNKILAAQLYGEMKSFFPENAVEYFVSYYDYYQPEAYVPRSDTYIEKESSVNEAIDRMRHSATRALLERDDVIIVASVSCLYGIGSVETYSAMVFDIKKDEVVDQRELIRKLVALQYKRNDAAFARGCFRVRGDNLELFPSHYEDMAWRISFFGDEIEEIAEFDPLTGKTGAKLDKVRVYANSHYVTPGPTMKQASEAIKFEMAERLKELEAEGKLLEHQRLEQRTHFDLEMIAATGSCNGIENYSRFLTGRLPGEPPPTLFEYLPENALLFVDESHQTVPQIGAMARGDHRRKLTLAEYGFRLPSCIDNRPLRFNEWDAMRPQTFCVSATPGNWEMEQTGGVFAEQVIRPTGLIDPPVEIRPVEDQVQDCIEECKATAKKGYRTLVTTLTKRMAEDLTEFMHEAGVRVRYMHSDVETLERIELIRDLRMGVYDVLVGINLLREGLDIPECGLVCILDADKEGFLRSETSLVQTIGRAARNVDGRVILYADRITGSMERAMAETDRRRAKQQAYNEEHGITPQTIKRNIHDIVAHSAAQDGVTVEIEEGVNNLVGHNLRSYIEDLEKRMREAAANLEFEEAGRLRDEIRRLENDELGLPDGAKKATIVGRSNEGKPGTRKTRYGKTRYKKMGGKP, encoded by the coding sequence ATGGCAGAACTGGTGATCAGACGCGGATTGGACGAACCCGAAACAGGGGAGGATTTCACCCCGCACCGCCCAGTGCGCCCCGAAAAATCGATGCCGGGCAAGAAATTCAAGCTGGTGTCGGACTATGAACCCGCCGGTGACCAGCCGACCGCGATTGCCGAACTGGTGCAGGGTGCGCGCGATGGCGAGCAGACACAGGTGCTGCTGGGCGTTACCGGTTCGGGCAAGACCTTCACCATGGCCAGCGTCATCCAGGAATTGCAGCGCCCGGCGCTGATCCTTGCGCCCAACAAGATCCTCGCCGCGCAGCTTTATGGCGAGATGAAGAGCTTCTTTCCAGAAAACGCGGTCGAGTATTTCGTCAGCTACTACGACTATTACCAGCCCGAAGCCTACGTGCCGCGCTCAGACACCTATATCGAGAAGGAGTCGAGCGTGAACGAGGCGATTGACCGGATGCGCCATTCGGCCACCCGCGCGCTGCTTGAACGCGATGACGTCATCATCGTCGCCTCGGTTTCGTGCCTTTACGGTATCGGCTCGGTCGAAACCTATTCGGCGATGGTGTTCGACATCAAGAAGGACGAGGTCGTCGACCAGCGCGAACTGATCCGCAAGCTCGTCGCGCTGCAATACAAGCGCAACGATGCCGCGTTCGCGCGCGGATGTTTCCGGGTGCGCGGAGACAATCTGGAACTGTTTCCCAGCCACTATGAAGACATGGCATGGCGCATCAGCTTCTTTGGCGACGAGATTGAAGAGATTGCCGAATTCGATCCGCTGACTGGCAAGACCGGGGCCAAGCTGGACAAGGTGCGGGTCTATGCAAATTCGCACTATGTCACCCCCGGCCCGACGATGAAACAGGCGAGCGAGGCGATCAAATTCGAAATGGCCGAACGGCTCAAGGAACTGGAGGCAGAGGGCAAGCTGCTTGAACACCAGCGATTGGAACAGCGCACCCACTTCGACCTCGAGATGATCGCGGCCACCGGCAGCTGCAACGGGATCGAGAATTATTCGCGCTTTCTCACCGGACGTCTACCTGGTGAACCGCCGCCGACCCTGTTCGAATACCTGCCCGAAAACGCGCTGCTGTTCGTCGATGAAAGCCACCAGACGGTGCCGCAGATCGGGGCGATGGCGCGCGGGGACCATCGCCGCAAGCTGACGCTGGCCGAATACGGTTTCCGACTGCCGTCCTGCATCGACAACCGCCCGCTGCGGTTCAACGAATGGGACGCGATGCGCCCGCAGACATTCTGCGTCTCGGCGACTCCAGGAAACTGGGAAATGGAACAGACCGGCGGCGTCTTTGCCGAACAGGTCATTCGCCCGACCGGCCTGATCGATCCGCCGGTCGAAATCCGCCCGGTCGAAGATCAGGTTCAGGATTGCATCGAGGAATGCAAGGCGACCGCGAAGAAGGGGTATCGCACACTTGTCACCACGCTGACCAAGCGCATGGCCGAAGACCTGACCGAATTCATGCACGAGGCGGGTGTCCGGGTGCGCTACATGCACTCCGATGTCGAGACGCTGGAACGCATCGAATTGATCCGCGATCTGCGCATGGGTGTTTATGACGTGCTGGTGGGGATCAACCTGCTGCGCGAAGGGCTCGACATCCCCGAATGCGGTCTTGTCTGCATTCTCGACGCGGACAAGGAAGGCTTCCTGCGTTCCGAAACATCACTGGTGCAGACCATCGGGCGCGCGGCGCGCAACGTTGACGGGCGCGTGATCCTTTATGCCGATCGCATCACCGGCAGCATGGAACGCGCCATGGCCGAAACCGACCGTCGCCGCGCCAAGCAGCAGGCCTATAACGAAGAGCACGGCATCACCCCGCAGACCATCAAGCGCAACATCCACGATATCGTCGCGCATTCCGCCGCACAGGACGGTGTGACGGTGGAGATCGAGGAAGGGGTCAACAACCTCGTCGGCCACAATCTGCGCAGCTACATCGAAGACCTCGAAAAGCGGATGCGTGAAGCGGCGGCGAACCTCGAATTCGAGGAAGCCGGACGCTTGCGCGACGAAATCCGGCGGCTGGAGAACGACGAACTGGGATTACCCGACGGCGCGAAGAAGGCCACGATCGTCGGACGCAGCAACGAAGGCAAGCCGGGCACGCGCAAGACGCGGTACGGAAAGACCCGATACAAGAAGATGGGCGGGAAACCTTGA
- a CDS encoding DUF2262 domain-containing protein, protein MSWIHRIPGIGDLIDLGQDIAYELRRRKLDKQDEKTPILFEDEVLGTFKFWREAGSFETRRIWGNAEVAVSLNGGWGERTDYTEEVAAVALGARIFWADQPGWQTRIEECIRRDLFELAQEWTADAEETITPDDLITRIRIDGIGFEPGGHFCVWYDGGTAFGGGHGVTVVGNLETGPEYAEMHG, encoded by the coding sequence TTGAGCTGGATTCATCGCATTCCGGGCATCGGCGATCTGATCGATCTGGGCCAAGACATTGCCTATGAATTGCGTCGCCGCAAGCTCGACAAGCAGGACGAAAAGACCCCGATCCTGTTCGAAGACGAGGTTCTGGGAACCTTCAAATTCTGGCGGGAAGCGGGCAGTTTCGAGACGCGCCGTATCTGGGGCAATGCTGAAGTAGCGGTCTCCCTGAACGGGGGCTGGGGCGAGCGCACAGACTACACCGAAGAGGTCGCCGCGGTGGCGTTGGGGGCGCGTATATTCTGGGCCGACCAGCCGGGCTGGCAAACGCGGATCGAAGAATGCATCCGCCGCGACCTGTTCGAGCTGGCGCAGGAATGGACGGCTGATGCGGAAGAAACGATCACGCCGGACGATCTGATCACGCGTATCAGAATTGACGGGATCGGCTTTGAACCGGGCGGGCACTTCTGCGTCTGGTACGATGGCGGCACCGCCTTCGGTGGCGGGCATGGAGTGACAGTCGTCGGGAATCTGGAAACCGGCCCGGAATATGCCGAAATGCACGGCTAG
- a CDS encoding S10 family peptidase, whose amino-acid sequence MKTRILAALTASLLATTLPAPLIAEAHSEGASPSATITPQTRSRELAGTFGGVRVPYTATIAETILTGDDGKQEAVIVTTSYVKSPRDTSRPVFFIYNGGPGSGSVWLQMGAFGPKRVAIPSDARDDGAPPYPLLDNPDSLLDVADLVFIDPPGTGFSYLTKGTDPGKYYGLRQDARAVAEVIRRWINDNGRWNSPKYLGGESYGTSRTAMVVDELEGGTYNDVGLNGLILISTILDFAGREPTPGNEMAYIVTLPNMAAAAWYHGKVEAPSVETIAEEARRFAIGPFATALLKGQDLPADERASVRRELSRLTGLSEQYLEQANLRVTSQRFYKELLRDRGLTIGRLDARYTGVDYDNAGETPDSDPSFYGIDAGYTAAINEWAREGLGFETDREYQSIGSLGASWDWSLGGRGRNAYLNVAPFIGQAMRQNSQLRVFNAQGWYDFATPFFGAEYSLNRFGIPQDRITYEYYDAGHMMYIRDEDRAKLSRDLRAFIRAR is encoded by the coding sequence ATGAAAACACGCATTCTCGCCGCTTTGACGGCTTCGCTGCTTGCCACCACCCTACCCGCTCCGCTGATTGCCGAAGCGCATTCGGAAGGGGCCTCACCATCCGCGACGATCACCCCGCAAACCCGTTCACGCGAACTCGCGGGGACCTTTGGCGGAGTGCGCGTGCCTTACACCGCGACCATCGCCGAAACGATCCTGACCGGCGATGACGGCAAACAGGAAGCGGTGATCGTCACCACCTCTTACGTCAAAAGCCCGCGCGACACCTCGCGCCCGGTGTTCTTCATCTACAACGGCGGGCCGGGTTCGGGATCGGTGTGGTTGCAGATGGGTGCGTTCGGGCCGAAGCGGGTGGCGATCCCCAGCGATGCGCGCGACGATGGTGCGCCGCCCTATCCGTTGCTCGACAATCCCGACAGTCTGCTCGACGTAGCGGACCTTGTTTTCATCGATCCGCCGGGCACCGGCTTCAGCTATCTCACCAAGGGGACCGATCCGGGCAAATATTACGGGCTAAGGCAGGATGCCCGCGCCGTTGCCGAAGTGATCCGCCGCTGGATCAACGATAATGGCCGCTGGAACAGCCCCAAATACCTCGGCGGGGAAAGCTATGGCACCAGCCGCACCGCGATGGTCGTCGATGAACTGGAAGGCGGCACCTACAATGATGTCGGCCTCAACGGGTTGATCCTGATTTCGACCATCCTCGATTTCGCCGGGCGCGAGCCCACTCCGGGCAATGAGATGGCCTATATCGTCACCCTGCCCAACATGGCGGCAGCGGCATGGTATCACGGCAAGGTCGAAGCGCCATCGGTCGAAACCATCGCCGAAGAGGCGCGCCGTTTCGCCATCGGCCCGTTTGCGACCGCGCTGCTGAAAGGGCAGGACCTGCCCGCAGACGAGCGCGCAAGCGTGCGGCGCGAGCTGTCGCGCCTGACGGGGCTTTCGGAACAATATCTGGAACAGGCCAACCTGCGCGTCACCTCTCAACGGTTCTACAAGGAGCTGCTGCGTGATCGCGGGCTGACAATCGGGCGGCTCGATGCGCGCTACACCGGGGTCGATTACGACAACGCCGGGGAAACACCGGACAGCGACCCCAGCTTCTACGGCATTGATGCAGGCTACACCGCCGCGATCAACGAATGGGCGCGCGAGGGCCTCGGTTTCGAGACGGATCGCGAATACCAGTCAATCGGCAGCCTTGGCGCGTCATGGGACTGGTCTTTGGGCGGCAGGGGCCGCAACGCCTATCTCAACGTCGCGCCCTTCATCGGCCAGGCCATGCGCCAGAATTCGCAGCTTCGTGTGTTCAACGCGCAAGGGTGGTATGATTTCGCCACGCCGTTCTTCGGGGCCGAATATTCGCTCAACCGCTTTGGCATCCCGCAGGATCGGATCACCTACGAATATTATGACGCGGGCCATATGATGTATATCCGCGATGAAGACCGGGCAAAGCTGTCGCGCGATCTCAGGGCGTTTATCCGCGCCCGATGA